In a genomic window of Scomber japonicus isolate fScoJap1 chromosome 17, fScoJap1.pri, whole genome shotgun sequence:
- the LOC128376824 gene encoding leukotriene B4 receptor 1-like: MEQLNCTVNTNSSTPSFVSWDFSHLVPAVILSICFALGVPGNLAVIILKPNYHHMSSLSQSLMLNLAISDLLCLLTLPFWIHPLLYDWPFGLVTCKVLAYVLHCSMYGSMLTITVLSVQRCLQVVYLQKCLDQVGKKRILILLWLVVMTLYSPILLLRQLTKDQHCGTSCRPQYSSQAQWMVVLLTESLMGFGSFSVVTFSYICLHRKVNQAAFFNNPQTTRLVASIIVAFFVLWIPYHTIHVMIVLAVSLKNEGLIKFCQDSWNIVEALTAVNSCLNPVLYTFTLRNMCSGQNSENKYCC; encoded by the coding sequence ATGGAACAACTCAACTGTACTGTCAATACTAACAGCTCCACTCCTTCTTTTGTCTCCTGGGATTTTAGCCATCTGGTCCCTGCAGTGATACTGAGCATCTGCTTCGCGCTGGGAGTCCCTGGAAACCTTGCTGTGATCATCCTCAAACCAAACTACCATCACATGTCCAGCCTGAGCCAGAGTCTGATGCTGAATTTGGCCATTTCAGACCTGCTCTGCCTGCTCACCTTGCCCTTCTGGATTCATCCTTTACTGTATGACTGGCCCTTCGGCCTGGTGACCTGCAAGGTCCTTGCGTATGTCTTGCACTGCAGCATGTATGGTAGCATGCTGACAATCACAGTGCTTAGTGTCCAGCGGTGCCTGCAAGTGGTGTACCTGCAGAAGTGTCTGGATCAGGTGGGAAAGAAGAGGATTCTGATTCTGCTGTGGCTAGTTGTGATGACTCTGTACAGCCCTATTTTACTGTTACGTCAGCTGACCAAAGACCAACACTGTGGGACTAGCTGCCGACCTCAGTACTCTTCCCAGGCCCAGTGGATGGTTGTGCTGCTGACAGAGTCCTTGATGGGATTTGGTTCTTTTTCTGTTGTGACATTTTCATACATCTGCCTCCACAGAAAGGTGAACCAGGCAGCTTTCTTCAACAATCCACAGACGACCCGACTGGTTGCCAGTATCATTGTGGCCTTTTTTGTCCTGTGGATTCCGTATCATACGATACATGTGATGATTGTGTTGGCTGTTTCACTCAAAAACGAAGGCCTGATTAAGTTCTGTCAGGACAGCTGGAACATTGTTGAGGCACTAACTGCTGTGAATAGCTGCCTCAATCCAGTCCTTTATACGTTTACTTTGCGAAACATGTGTTCAGGCCAAAACTCTGAAAATAAATACTGTTGTTAA
- the snap91b gene encoding clathrin coat assembly protein AP180 — protein MSGQTLTDRIAAAQYQLTGSDMARAVCKATTHEVMAPKKKHLEYLVSATNTTNVNIPQMADTLFERATNASWVVVFKALVTTHHMCVHGNERFIQYLASRTSLFNLSNFIDKTGSHGYDMSTFIRRYGRYLNEKAFAYRQMAFDFTRVKKGAEGVMRTMTTEKLLKGMPVLQTEIDTLLEFDVHPKELNNGIINAAFLLLFKDLVKLFASYNDGIINLLEKYFKMKKSDCKEALEIYKRFLTRVTKIGEFMKLAETVGVDKNDIPDINYAPSSILESLETHMNGLEDVKTGKKGEGSPTKGSPTNNVSPTSTPAKSSNAVPTLQPPPGENAAAAAAAPEPAEDSLLDLDPLSSSGPSVTSAAPTSWGDLLGSEMGDSMLSEPTLAAEPAPSSAAATPTPSAAEPGVSLAPPTSTAAATSPGATNMDLLGDAFATPVPATEASAAATEGGAAAASAPTTNTGAESTGGEAPAAAAAAAPAAPGAELMSVFDGLGDVMKPTLTPQAGDVDTSMANMASNLTMGTSAAAQVAPPSWGAPMPGAPGVGAPMMPMVRPGFPATGATPGAPMSPGMAQSPRKPPPPRNALDDLNIKDFM, from the exons ATGTCGGGGCAAACGCTCACGGATCGCATTGCCGCTGCGCAATACCAGCTAACGGGATCAGATATGGCCCGAGCTGTCTGCAAAGCCACCACTCATGAAGTGATGGCGCCCAAGAAGAAGCACCTGGAAT ACCTGGTGTCAGCCACCAATACCACCAACGTGAACATCCCTCAGATGGCTGACACGCTGTTTGAGCGGGCTACCAATGCCAGCTGGGTGGTTGTCTTCAAGGCCCTTGTCACCACTCATCACATGTGTGTCCATGGCAATGAG aGGTTTATTCAGTACTTGGCTTCCAGGACCTCCCTGTTCAACCTCAGCAATTTCATTGACAAAACCGGCTCTCACG GGTATGACATGTCTACATTCATCAGACGGTATGGACGGTACCTGAATGAGAAAGCTTTTGCCTACCGCCAGATGGCTTTTGACTTCACCAGAGTCAAGAAGGG TGCTGAGGGTGTGATGAGGACCATGACCACTGAGAAGCTGTTGAAAGGCATGCCTGTTCTGCAGACTGAGATTGACACACTCCTGGAGTTTGAT gTTCATCCCAAGGAGCTGAACAATGGGATTATCAATGCTGCATTCTTGCTTCTCTTCAAGGACCTGGTCAAACTGTTTGCATCCTACAATGACGGAATCATCAACCTATTAG AGAAATACTTCAAGATGAAGAAGAGTGATTGTAAGGAGGCCTTGGAGATCTACAAGAGGTTCCTGACCAGGGTGACAAAGATTGGGGAATTCATGAAGCTGGCTGAA ACAGTTGGAGTTGACAAAAACGACATTCCTGACATCAACTAT gccCCCAGCAGTATCCTGGAGTCTCTGGAAACACACATGAACGGTTTGGAGGATGTAAAGACTGGAAAGAAGGG TGAAGG GTCACCAACAAAG GGGTCTCCAACAAACAACGTGTCTCCAACATCAACTCCAGCCAAATCTTCAAATGCTGTTCCCACACTGCAGCCTCCTCCTGGGGagaatgctgctgctgctgcagctgctccagAGCCAGCAGAAGA ttCTTTGTTGGACCTGGATCCACTCTCCTCCTCAGGTCCCTCAGTAACATCAGCTGCCCCCACATCTTGGGGAG ACCTTCTTGGATCAG AAATGGGCGATTCCATGCTATCCGAACCCACCCTCGCGGCAGAGCCCGCCCCCTCCTCTGCAGCAGCTACACCCACTCCTTCAGCGGCAGAGCCTGGAGTCTCTCTAGCTCCTCCCACTAGCACAGCAGCCGCCACCTCCCCTGGCGCCACCAATATGGATCTGTTGGGAG ATGCCTTTGCAACACCTGTTCCTGCCACTGAGGCCTCTGCAGCAGCAACTGAAGGAGGGGCGGCCGCTGCGTCTGCCCCAACCACTAACACTGGAGCTG AGTCCACAGGAGGAGAGgccccagctgctgctgctgctgccgccccAGCTGCTCCTGGCGCAGAGCTCATGTCAG TATTTGATGGACTAGGGGATGTAATGAAGCCCACTCTGACCCCTCAGGCAGGTGATGTTGACACCTCCATGGCTAACATGGCGAGTA aTCTTACAATGGGAACCTCAGCGGCAGCACAGGTAGCTCCCCCCAGTTGGGGTGCTCCCATG cCCGGGGCACCAGGCGTTGGAGCTCCCATGATGCCCATGGTTAGGCCAGGCTTCCCTGCCACCGGAGCGACCCCTGGAGCACCG ATGTCTCCTGGAATGGCCCAGAGCCCCAGAAAGCCTCCACCACCCAGGAACGCTCTGGATGACCTTAACATTAAGGACTTCATGTAG
- the LOC128377551 gene encoding serine protease 23-like encodes MGFKHLLCLLLCAAALTVSGVFGEDESDEAYRWSRQSLPMLLDMHTKVLSKPLFRGQEEDEERGGSKTLCGIECQSGLLPIDQAEQERILGYETMYENGTHTHTEITLLGFNKTSTTMTANAPSHSRRKRQIYGPDSRFVISDSQFSTNFPFSAAVRISTGCSGVLVSPKHVLTAAHCIHDGRDYLESARRIRVGVLQIKIKRRRLGRRRGWRKRLGRKGEGEAGEEQNSIEGDVMRGEKRGRKHRERNEDNQVAADDGNTDRLKRGRRKQKRAGLIRTRRSTEPKKQTVFRWSPVKQTHIPQGWIHSMNSTNSVASDYNYALLELKRPVKKKHMELGVAPSVIPLARIHFSGYDADKSLLDGRGDEKVVYRFCSVAKESDDLMYQHCDTQPGATGAGVYIRLRQKAEDAGRKGMWQRRVIGVYSGHQWVEVEGGEQRDFNVAVRITPPKYAQICHWIHGDPRHCKEI; translated from the coding sequence ATGGGCTTCAAACACCTCCTGTGTTTGCTGCTCTGTGCAGCTGCCCTGACAGTGTCAGGAGTTTTTGGTGAAGATGAGAGCGACGAGGCATACAGGTGGAGCAGACAGAGCCTCCCAATGCTTCTGGACATGCACACCAAGGTTTTAAGCAAACCCTTGTTCAGAGggcaggaggaagatgaggagagaggagggagtaaGACACTTTGTGGGATAGAGTGTCAAAGTGGCCTACTTCCTATAGACCAGGCTGAGCAAGAGAGGATTCTGGGATATGAGACCATGTATGAgaatggcacacacacacatacagaaatcaCTTTGCTTGGTTTCAACAAGACGTCTACAACCATGACTGCCAATGCCCCCTCACATTCTCGCAGGAAACGGCAAATTTATGGACCAGACAGCCGCTTTGTGATCTCTGACTCGCAGTTCAGTACCAACTTCCCCTTCTCTGCTGCAGTCCGCATCTCCACAGGGTGCTCTGGGGTTCTTGTATCCCCGAAACATGTGCTAACAGCAGCTCACTGTATCCATGATGGCAGAGACTACCTGGAGAGTGCCAGAAGGATCAGAGTAGGAGTGCTGCAAATCAAGATCAAAAGAAGAAGACTGGGTAGGAGGAGAGGATGGCGGAAGAGGcttgggaggaagggagaaggggagGCAGGTGAAGAGCAGAATAGTATAGAAGGAGATGTAATGAGAGGGGAAAAGAGAGGTAGGAAGcatagagaaagaaatgaagacaatCAGGTGGCAGCTGATGATGGCAATACAGATAgattaaaaagaggaagaaggaagcaaaaaagggcTGGTCTCATCCGCACACGACGCAGTACTGAACCCAAGAAGCAGACTGTCTTTCGTTGGTCACCAGTCAAACAAACGCACATCCCTCAAGGATGGATCCACTCCATGAACTCCACCAACTCTGTGGCCTCCGACTATAATTATGCTCTTTTGGAGCTGAAACGACCTGTCAAGAAAAAGCACATGGAGCTCGGAGTGGCGCCTTCTGTGATCCCCCTGGCCCGGATCCATTTTTCAGGCTACGATGCTGACAAAAGCCTGCTGGACGGGCGTGGAGATGAGAAGGTGGTCTACCGCTTTTGCTCAGTGGCAAAGGAGTCTGACGATTTGATGTACCAGCACTGTGACACACAGCCGGGCGCTACAGGTGCAGGTGTTTACATTCGACTGAGACAGAAAGCTGAAGACGCAGGCAGGAAAGGAATGTGGCAGCGGAGGGTGATTGGGGTGTACTCAGGCCATCagtgggtggaggtggaggggggtgaACAGAGGGACTTTAATGTTGCTGTGAGGATCACCCCTCCCAAATATGCACAGATCTGCCACTGGATTCATGGTGATCCCAGGCATTGTAAAGAGATTTGA